In Persicimonas caeni, a single window of DNA contains:
- the hpt gene encoding hypoxanthine phosphoribosyltransferase, whose translation MTADFEGEQVHIIGVLKGCFMFVTDLVRYIDLDLSVDFLGLSSYGDSTKSSGVVRMTQDLSDPIEGKNVLIVEDIVDTGLTMKYLLENLQTRHPKSLSVVTLLDKPAGRKVEVPIEYTGFEIPDKFVIGYGLDYAELYRNLPYIGYVPQIEEEDQADDE comes from the coding sequence CACATCATCGGTGTGCTCAAGGGCTGCTTCATGTTCGTGACCGACCTGGTCCGCTACATCGACCTGGACCTGTCGGTCGACTTTCTGGGGCTGTCCAGCTACGGCGACAGCACCAAGTCGAGCGGCGTGGTGCGCATGACTCAGGACCTCTCCGATCCCATCGAAGGCAAGAACGTGTTGATCGTCGAGGACATCGTCGACACCGGCCTGACGATGAAGTACCTGCTCGAGAACCTGCAGACGCGTCATCCGAAGTCGCTGTCGGTGGTCACGCTGCTCGACAAGCCGGCCGGCCGAAAGGTCGAGGTGCCCATCGAGTACACCGGCTTCGAGATCCCCGACAAGTTCGTCATCGGCTACGGGCTCGACTACGCCGAGTTGTATCGCAACCTGCCGTATATCGGCTACGTGCCCCAGATCGAGGAAGAGGACCAAGCTGACGACGAGTAA